In the genome of Dermacentor variabilis isolate Ectoservices chromosome 5, ASM5094787v1, whole genome shotgun sequence, one region contains:
- the LOC142582962 gene encoding uncharacterized protein LOC142582962 isoform X1, whose translation MGGVVSKVFGRGYRTNEPGSPNVPADADGAPGEAGRRAAAAPAAAAEGASAAKQQGKHEEAAHGKGTAEEAKAQQPGSPTKAQAEPLAPTSDLAKPADQPSSKKPTVLDTAKEDVLGVLESVKRNVGAAKEAFFEKPTKTEESKSPSSPPKTTAGSAEQAEPPKMPGAKTPEAKTPESKTPEAKGESFLTKLGITKSEEAKQKAKEEAASKPADGGKRESGAFIPEIGKPALETAQGQAERPKSAAEREVTSQTPPSGTGAGTAEAEAGEDNAPGPLDAGKLKPQEFLIFGKAAAEGLKQKTEEASEAAEQVKQAADVALQKAGELKDAAVKAASEGKEKVASLAQQAQKSAAAATDSVAKKGEEAVQQGKTEADAISQKSHEAASAAKSKAEELKESAAAAGKDAAAATAAGAGAVKKASQEAAASATDKVVLATEKAKQTLRSEAEKVEPAVKQASESAKERAEQATTALKSGAESMKEKSEQAARAVRETTKSASESAASAVKAVPELLKDTAQQVHDKGKAKIDSLLQQGKQEEPATASSSPAEQKSSEVIASGKTQSESASQQTKPQLPEEPTQSEGKPLDFAVTKHIVCTAIVDVNAAAAGESALSAKTVTMKSGSEVEDGTAELHFSDPAKDGPQKTVESPKAVSQEVLDSAKSEAELLVERVISSVVGASESLKHSADDAAHSEKDRLEKLKEKAQQEFALCQEKAHHLLSDVTSAVSTAATSVAAKSAEIYDATKNKAHDLSEQVTAKASDTAESLKHGVHALQEHAAELPQLILHTSKSHGPSGEATTGGSVSEAPHEQAPLLQADPQQERPGERLSPSPKPEDIESAVVKIQAGVRGYLTRKNLQYRTQQDGETSQTTGNASETEQSAAPTANGSEPSDTEAAATKIQAAFRGYMVRKELKPDNGPGSGAIHREDLVESR comes from the exons GTTCGCCGAATGTCCCCGCCGACGCCGACGGAGCTCCTGGGGAGGCAGGCCGTCGAGCAGCAGCGGCCCCTGCG GCTGCCGCCGAAGGTGCTTCGGCAGCCAAGCAGCAGGGGAAGCATGAAGAAGCTGCTCATGGGAAGGGCACTGCCGAAGAAGCCAAGGCGCAGCAGCCTGGCTCTCCGACGAAGGCTCAGGCCGAGCCTTTGGCTCCGACTAGCGACTTAGCAAAGCCTGCGGACCAGCCGTCCTCAAAGAAACCGACAGTCCTTGACACCGCCAAGGAGGACGTTCTGGGTGTGCTGGAATCCGTGAAGAGGAACGTGGGAGCCGCCAAGGAGGCGTTCTTCGAGAAGCCCACCAAGACCGAAGAGAGCAAGTCGCCATCGAGTCCGCCCAAAACGACGGCCGGCTCCGCTGAGCAGGCGGAACCGCCCAAGATGCCTGGAGCGAAGACACCCGAGGCCAAGACACCGGAATCCAAGACGCCAGAAGCTAAGGGGGAAAGCTTCCTCACGAAGCTCGGGATCACGAAGTCGGAAGAGGCCAAGCAGAAGGCCAAGGAAGAGGCCGCTTCAAAGCCCGCCGATggaggaaagagagaaagcgGCGCCTTCATTCCGGAGATTGGCAAGCCTGCACTGGAGACTGCGCAGGGACAGGCCGAGCGGCCCAAGAGTGCAGCAGAGAGAGAGGTCACTTCTCAAACGCCTCCCTCAGGGACTGGCGCTGGAACAGCGGAAGCCGAGGCAGGGGAGGACAACGCTCCCGGACCTCTCGATGCGGGAAAACTAAAGCCTCAGGAGTTCCTGATCTTCGGGAAGGCAGCCGCCGAGGGCTTGAAGCAAAAGACTGAAGAGGCTAGCGAAGCGGCCGAACAAGTCAAGCAAGCGGCAGACGTCGCTCTGCAGAAGGCCGGCGAGCTGAAAGACGCTGCCGTAAAGGCGGCGAGCGAGGGAAAGGAGAAAGTAGCGTCGCTCGCTCAGCAGGCACAGAAGTCGGCCGCCGCGGCCACCGATTCCGTGGCAAAGAAAGGTGAGGAAGCCGTGCAGCAAGGAAAAACCGAAGCCGACGCTATTTCTCAAAAGTCTCATGAGGCTGCCTCCGCGGCGAAGTCAAAAGCTGAGGAGCTCAAGGAATCTGCTGCCGCTGCCGGGAAGGATGCCGCAGCTGCGACAGCTGCAGGCGCAGGGGCCGTAAAAAAGGCCTCTCAGGAGGCCGCGGCCTCCGCAACCGACAAGGTTGTATTGGCAACAGAGAAGGCGAAGCAGACGCTAAGATCCGAGGCAGAAAAGGTCGAACCTGCTGTTAAGCAAGCTTCTGAATCTGCCAAGGAGAGAGCAGAACAAGCTACTACCGCGCTGAAGTCCGGCGCCGAGTCCATGAAGGAAAAATCCGAACAGGCGGCCAGGGCCGTTCGTGAAACTACCAAGAGCGCCTCCGAGAGCGCTGCCAGCGCCGTGAAAGCCGTTCCCGAGCTCCTCAAGGATACCGCTCAGCAAGTGCACGACAAAGGCAAGGCGAAAATAGATTCGCTTCTGCAACAGGGCAAGCAGGAGGAACCGGCCACTGCCTCGAGCAGCCCCGCAGAGCAAAAATCGTCCGAAGTGATCGCCTCAGGGAAAACTCAGTCCGAATCTGCAAGTCAGCAAACGAAGCCCCAGCTTCCCGAAGAGCCGACGCAATCCGAAGGGAAACCTCTCGACTTCGCAGTTACGAAACACATTGTCTGCACCGCCATCGTCGACGTCAACGCGGCGGCCGCTGGCGAAAGCGCACTCTCCGCTAAAACGGTCACAATGAAGAGCGGCTCGGAAGTAGAAGACGGCACGGCCGAACTGCACTTCAGCGACCCCGCCAAGGACGGGCCGCAGAAGACCGTGGAGTCGCCGAAGGCGGTCTCCCAGGAAGTGCTCGACTCCGCCAAGTCCGAAGCCGAGCTCCTCGTCGAGCGGGTCATTTCGTCCGTCGTCGGAGCCTCGGAGTCGTTGAAGCACTCGGCGGACGACGCCGCCCACAGCGAGAAGGACCGGCTCGAAAAGCTCAAGGAGAAGGCGCAGCAGGAGTTCGCGTTGTGCCAGGAGAAGGCCCACCACTTGCTCAGCGACGTCACTTCCGCCGTCTCGACCGCAGCCACTTCCGTCGCGGCGAAATCGGCGGAGATATACGACGCGACCAAGAACAAAGCTCACGACCTGTCGGAACAAGTGACGGCGAAGGCTTCGGACACGGCCGAGTCCCTGAAGCACGGAGTGCACGCGCTCCAAGAGCATGCCGCGGAGTTGCCGCAGCTGATCTTGCACACCTCCAAGTCGCACGGGCCGTCCGGCGAGGCGACCACTGGCGGCAGCGTCTCCGAGGCCCCCCACGAGCAGGCCCCGCTGCTCCAAGCAGACCCCCAGCAAGAGAGGCCCGGCGAAAGGTTAAGTCCGAGCCCTAAACCGGAAGATATTGAATCTGCAGTTGTCAAAATTCAGGCTGGCGTGCGGGGTTACCTCACCAGGAAGAACCTGCAATACCGAACGCAACAAGATG GCGAGACCTCGCAAACGACGGGGAACGCGAGTGAGACGGAGCAGTCGGCGGCGCCAACGGCAAACGGTAGCGAGCCATCAGACACGGAAGCGGCGGCGACCAAAATTCAGGCCGCCTTCCGGGGCTACATGGTCCGCAAGGAACTCAAACCCGACAACGGACCTGGAAGCGGCGCCATACACAGGGAGGATCTGGTCGAGTCTCGCTAG
- the LOC142582962 gene encoding uncharacterized protein LOC142582962 isoform X2, whose protein sequence is MGGVVSKVFGRGYRTNEPGSPNVPADADGAPGEAGRRAAAAPAAAAEGASAAKQQGKHEEAAHGKGTAEEAKAQQPGSPTKAQAEPLAPTSDLAKPADQPSSKKPTVLDTAKEDVLGVLESVKRNVGAAKEAFFEKPTKTEESKSPSSPPKTTAGSAEQAEPPKMPGAKTPEAKTPESKTPEAKGESFLTKLGITKSEEAKQKAKEEAASKPADGGKRESGAFIPEIGKPALETAQGQAERPKSAAEREVTSQTPPSGTGAGTAEAEAGEDNAPGPLDAGKLKPQEFLIFGKAAAEGLKQKTEEASEAAEQVKQAADVALQKAGELKDAAVKAASEGKEKVASLAQQAQKSAAAATDSVAKKGEEAVQQGKTEADAISQKSHEAASAAKSKAEELKESAAAAGKDAAAATAAGAGAVKKASQEAAASATDKVVLATEKAKQTLRSEAEKVEPAVKQASESAKERAEQATTALKSGAESMKEKSEQAARAVRETTKSASESAASAVKAVPELLKDTAQQVHDKGKAKIDSLLQQGKQEEPATASSSPAEQKSSEVIASGKTQSESASQQTKPQLPEEPTQSEGKPLDFAVTKHIVCTAIVDVNAAAAGESALSAKTVTMKSGSEVEDGTAELHFSDPAKDGPQKTVESPKAVSQEVLDSAKSEAELLVERVISSVVGASESLKHSADDAAHSEKDRLEKLKEKAQQEFALCQEKAHHLLSDVTSAVSTAATSVAAKSAEIYDATKNKAHDLSEQVTAKASDTAESLKHGVHALQEHAAELPQLILHTSKSHGPSGEATTGGSVSEAPHEQAPLLQADPQQERPGERRDLANDGERE, encoded by the exons GTTCGCCGAATGTCCCCGCCGACGCCGACGGAGCTCCTGGGGAGGCAGGCCGTCGAGCAGCAGCGGCCCCTGCG GCTGCCGCCGAAGGTGCTTCGGCAGCCAAGCAGCAGGGGAAGCATGAAGAAGCTGCTCATGGGAAGGGCACTGCCGAAGAAGCCAAGGCGCAGCAGCCTGGCTCTCCGACGAAGGCTCAGGCCGAGCCTTTGGCTCCGACTAGCGACTTAGCAAAGCCTGCGGACCAGCCGTCCTCAAAGAAACCGACAGTCCTTGACACCGCCAAGGAGGACGTTCTGGGTGTGCTGGAATCCGTGAAGAGGAACGTGGGAGCCGCCAAGGAGGCGTTCTTCGAGAAGCCCACCAAGACCGAAGAGAGCAAGTCGCCATCGAGTCCGCCCAAAACGACGGCCGGCTCCGCTGAGCAGGCGGAACCGCCCAAGATGCCTGGAGCGAAGACACCCGAGGCCAAGACACCGGAATCCAAGACGCCAGAAGCTAAGGGGGAAAGCTTCCTCACGAAGCTCGGGATCACGAAGTCGGAAGAGGCCAAGCAGAAGGCCAAGGAAGAGGCCGCTTCAAAGCCCGCCGATggaggaaagagagaaagcgGCGCCTTCATTCCGGAGATTGGCAAGCCTGCACTGGAGACTGCGCAGGGACAGGCCGAGCGGCCCAAGAGTGCAGCAGAGAGAGAGGTCACTTCTCAAACGCCTCCCTCAGGGACTGGCGCTGGAACAGCGGAAGCCGAGGCAGGGGAGGACAACGCTCCCGGACCTCTCGATGCGGGAAAACTAAAGCCTCAGGAGTTCCTGATCTTCGGGAAGGCAGCCGCCGAGGGCTTGAAGCAAAAGACTGAAGAGGCTAGCGAAGCGGCCGAACAAGTCAAGCAAGCGGCAGACGTCGCTCTGCAGAAGGCCGGCGAGCTGAAAGACGCTGCCGTAAAGGCGGCGAGCGAGGGAAAGGAGAAAGTAGCGTCGCTCGCTCAGCAGGCACAGAAGTCGGCCGCCGCGGCCACCGATTCCGTGGCAAAGAAAGGTGAGGAAGCCGTGCAGCAAGGAAAAACCGAAGCCGACGCTATTTCTCAAAAGTCTCATGAGGCTGCCTCCGCGGCGAAGTCAAAAGCTGAGGAGCTCAAGGAATCTGCTGCCGCTGCCGGGAAGGATGCCGCAGCTGCGACAGCTGCAGGCGCAGGGGCCGTAAAAAAGGCCTCTCAGGAGGCCGCGGCCTCCGCAACCGACAAGGTTGTATTGGCAACAGAGAAGGCGAAGCAGACGCTAAGATCCGAGGCAGAAAAGGTCGAACCTGCTGTTAAGCAAGCTTCTGAATCTGCCAAGGAGAGAGCAGAACAAGCTACTACCGCGCTGAAGTCCGGCGCCGAGTCCATGAAGGAAAAATCCGAACAGGCGGCCAGGGCCGTTCGTGAAACTACCAAGAGCGCCTCCGAGAGCGCTGCCAGCGCCGTGAAAGCCGTTCCCGAGCTCCTCAAGGATACCGCTCAGCAAGTGCACGACAAAGGCAAGGCGAAAATAGATTCGCTTCTGCAACAGGGCAAGCAGGAGGAACCGGCCACTGCCTCGAGCAGCCCCGCAGAGCAAAAATCGTCCGAAGTGATCGCCTCAGGGAAAACTCAGTCCGAATCTGCAAGTCAGCAAACGAAGCCCCAGCTTCCCGAAGAGCCGACGCAATCCGAAGGGAAACCTCTCGACTTCGCAGTTACGAAACACATTGTCTGCACCGCCATCGTCGACGTCAACGCGGCGGCCGCTGGCGAAAGCGCACTCTCCGCTAAAACGGTCACAATGAAGAGCGGCTCGGAAGTAGAAGACGGCACGGCCGAACTGCACTTCAGCGACCCCGCCAAGGACGGGCCGCAGAAGACCGTGGAGTCGCCGAAGGCGGTCTCCCAGGAAGTGCTCGACTCCGCCAAGTCCGAAGCCGAGCTCCTCGTCGAGCGGGTCATTTCGTCCGTCGTCGGAGCCTCGGAGTCGTTGAAGCACTCGGCGGACGACGCCGCCCACAGCGAGAAGGACCGGCTCGAAAAGCTCAAGGAGAAGGCGCAGCAGGAGTTCGCGTTGTGCCAGGAGAAGGCCCACCACTTGCTCAGCGACGTCACTTCCGCCGTCTCGACCGCAGCCACTTCCGTCGCGGCGAAATCGGCGGAGATATACGACGCGACCAAGAACAAAGCTCACGACCTGTCGGAACAAGTGACGGCGAAGGCTTCGGACACGGCCGAGTCCCTGAAGCACGGAGTGCACGCGCTCCAAGAGCATGCCGCGGAGTTGCCGCAGCTGATCTTGCACACCTCCAAGTCGCACGGGCCGTCCGGCGAGGCGACCACTGGCGGCAGCGTCTCCGAGGCCCCCCACGAGCAGGCCCCGCTGCTCCAAGCAGACCCCCAGCAAGAGAGGCCCGGCGAAAG GCGAGACCTCGCAAACGACGGGGAACGCGAGTGA